A region from the Dromaius novaehollandiae isolate bDroNov1 chromosome 28, bDroNov1.hap1, whole genome shotgun sequence genome encodes:
- the RARG gene encoding retinoic acid receptor gamma isoform X1, whose product MYDCLEALAVSRQLYDVTNRGACALRKAGYGPRCGALPPFGWPPPARRSVETQSTSSEEMVPSSPSPPPPPRVYKPCFVCNDKSSGYHYGVSSCEGCKGFFRRSIQKNMVYTCHRDKNCQINKVTRNRCQYCRLQKCFEVGMSKEAVRNDRNKKKKEVKEEPADSYELTPELEELIQKVSKAHQETFPSLCQLGKYTTNSSADHRVQLDLGLWDKFSELATKCIIKIVEFAKRLPGFTSLSIADQITLLKAACLDILMLRICTRYTPEQDTMTFSDGLTLNRTQMHNAGFGPLTDLVFAFAGQLLPLEMDDTETGLLSAICLICGDRMDLEEPEKVDRLQEPLLEALKVYARRRRPSKPHMFPRMLMKITDLRGISTKGAERAITLKMEIPGPMPPLIREMLENPEMFEEEAARPPPPPEPPSAEDSPAAGPPDSP is encoded by the exons atgtACGACTGCCTGGAGGCGCTGGCGGTGTCGCGGCAGCTGTACGACGTGACGAACCGCGGGGCCTGCGCGCTGCGCAAGGCGGGCTACGGGCCGCGCTGCGGCGCCCTGCCGCCCTTCGGgtggccgccgcccgcccgccgct CCGTGGAGACGCAGAGCACGAGCTCGGAGGAGATGGTGCCCAGCtcgccgtcgccgccgccgccgccccgcgtcTACAAGCCCTGCTTCGTCTGCAACGACAAGTCCTCGGGCTACCACTACGGCGTGAGCTCCTGCGAGGGCTGCAAG gGCTTTTTCCGCCGGAGCATCCAGAAGAACATGGTGTACACGTGTCACCGCGACAAGAACTGCCAGATCAACAAGGTGACGCGCAACCGGTGCCAGTACTGCCGCCTGCAGAAGTGCTTCGAGGTCGGCATGTCCAAGGAAg CCGTGCGCAACGACAGGaacaagaagaagaaggaggTGAAGGAGGAGCCGGCCGACAGCTACGAGCTGACGCCGGAGCTGGAGGAGCTCATCCAGAAGGTCAGCAAGGCGCACCAGGAGACCTTCCCCTCGCTCTGCCAGCTGGGCAAGTACACCACG AACTCGAGCGCCGACCACCGGGTCCAGCTGGACCTGGGGCTGTGGGACAAGTTCAGCGAACTGGCCACCAAGTGCATCATCAAGATCGTGGAGTTCGCCAAGCGCCTGCCCGGCTTCACCTCGCTCAGCATCGCCGACCAGATCACGCTGCTCAAGGCCGCCTGCCTCGACATCCTG ATGCTGCGGATCTGCACCCGCTACACCCCCGAGCAGGACACCATGACCTTCTCGGACGGGCTGACGCTGAACCGCACGCAGATGCACAACGCCGGCTTCGGGCCCCTCACCGACCTCGTCTTCGCCTTCgccgggcagctgctgcccctcgAGATGGACGACACGGAGACGGGGCTGCTCAGCGCCATCTGCCTCATCTGCGGAG ACCGCATGGACCTGGAGGAGCCCGAGAAGGTGGACCGGCTGCAGGAGCCGCTGCTGGAGGCGCTGAAGGTGtacgcgcgccggcgccggcccaGCAAGCCCCACATGTTCCCCCGCATGCTCATGAAGATCACCGACCTCCGCGGCATCAGCACCAAGG gcgccGAGCGGGCCATCACGCTGAAGATGGAGATCCCGGGGCCCATGCCCCCCCTCATCCGGGAGATGCTGGAGAACCCCGAGATGTTcgaggaggaggcggcgcggccccccccgcccccggagccccccagcgCCGAGGacagccccgccgccggcccccccgacTCGCCGTAG
- the RARG gene encoding retinoic acid receptor gamma isoform X2, with protein sequence MPPRRSGKARGGRAPGKEAVETQSTSSEEMVPSSPSPPPPPRVYKPCFVCNDKSSGYHYGVSSCEGCKGFFRRSIQKNMVYTCHRDKNCQINKVTRNRCQYCRLQKCFEVGMSKEAVRNDRNKKKKEVKEEPADSYELTPELEELIQKVSKAHQETFPSLCQLGKYTTNSSADHRVQLDLGLWDKFSELATKCIIKIVEFAKRLPGFTSLSIADQITLLKAACLDILMLRICTRYTPEQDTMTFSDGLTLNRTQMHNAGFGPLTDLVFAFAGQLLPLEMDDTETGLLSAICLICGDRMDLEEPEKVDRLQEPLLEALKVYARRRRPSKPHMFPRMLMKITDLRGISTKGAERAITLKMEIPGPMPPLIREMLENPEMFEEEAARPPPPPEPPSAEDSPAAGPPDSP encoded by the exons ATGCCCCCACGGCGTTCGGGgaaggcccgcggcggccgggcacCCGGGAAGGAGG CCGTGGAGACGCAGAGCACGAGCTCGGAGGAGATGGTGCCCAGCtcgccgtcgccgccgccgccgccccgcgtcTACAAGCCCTGCTTCGTCTGCAACGACAAGTCCTCGGGCTACCACTACGGCGTGAGCTCCTGCGAGGGCTGCAAG gGCTTTTTCCGCCGGAGCATCCAGAAGAACATGGTGTACACGTGTCACCGCGACAAGAACTGCCAGATCAACAAGGTGACGCGCAACCGGTGCCAGTACTGCCGCCTGCAGAAGTGCTTCGAGGTCGGCATGTCCAAGGAAg CCGTGCGCAACGACAGGaacaagaagaagaaggaggTGAAGGAGGAGCCGGCCGACAGCTACGAGCTGACGCCGGAGCTGGAGGAGCTCATCCAGAAGGTCAGCAAGGCGCACCAGGAGACCTTCCCCTCGCTCTGCCAGCTGGGCAAGTACACCACG AACTCGAGCGCCGACCACCGGGTCCAGCTGGACCTGGGGCTGTGGGACAAGTTCAGCGAACTGGCCACCAAGTGCATCATCAAGATCGTGGAGTTCGCCAAGCGCCTGCCCGGCTTCACCTCGCTCAGCATCGCCGACCAGATCACGCTGCTCAAGGCCGCCTGCCTCGACATCCTG ATGCTGCGGATCTGCACCCGCTACACCCCCGAGCAGGACACCATGACCTTCTCGGACGGGCTGACGCTGAACCGCACGCAGATGCACAACGCCGGCTTCGGGCCCCTCACCGACCTCGTCTTCGCCTTCgccgggcagctgctgcccctcgAGATGGACGACACGGAGACGGGGCTGCTCAGCGCCATCTGCCTCATCTGCGGAG ACCGCATGGACCTGGAGGAGCCCGAGAAGGTGGACCGGCTGCAGGAGCCGCTGCTGGAGGCGCTGAAGGTGtacgcgcgccggcgccggcccaGCAAGCCCCACATGTTCCCCCGCATGCTCATGAAGATCACCGACCTCCGCGGCATCAGCACCAAGG gcgccGAGCGGGCCATCACGCTGAAGATGGAGATCCCGGGGCCCATGCCCCCCCTCATCCGGGAGATGCTGGAGAACCCCGAGATGTTcgaggaggaggcggcgcggccccccccgcccccggagccccccagcgCCGAGGacagccccgccgccggcccccccgacTCGCCGTAG
- the RARG gene encoding retinoic acid receptor gamma isoform X3: MVPSSPSPPPPPRVYKPCFVCNDKSSGYHYGVSSCEGCKGFFRRSIQKNMVYTCHRDKNCQINKVTRNRCQYCRLQKCFEVGMSKEAVRNDRNKKKKEVKEEPADSYELTPELEELIQKVSKAHQETFPSLCQLGKYTTNSSADHRVQLDLGLWDKFSELATKCIIKIVEFAKRLPGFTSLSIADQITLLKAACLDILMLRICTRYTPEQDTMTFSDGLTLNRTQMHNAGFGPLTDLVFAFAGQLLPLEMDDTETGLLSAICLICGDRMDLEEPEKVDRLQEPLLEALKVYARRRRPSKPHMFPRMLMKITDLRGISTKGAERAITLKMEIPGPMPPLIREMLENPEMFEEEAARPPPPPEPPSAEDSPAAGPPDSP, encoded by the exons ATGGTGCCCAGCtcgccgtcgccgccgccgccgccccgcgtcTACAAGCCCTGCTTCGTCTGCAACGACAAGTCCTCGGGCTACCACTACGGCGTGAGCTCCTGCGAGGGCTGCAAG gGCTTTTTCCGCCGGAGCATCCAGAAGAACATGGTGTACACGTGTCACCGCGACAAGAACTGCCAGATCAACAAGGTGACGCGCAACCGGTGCCAGTACTGCCGCCTGCAGAAGTGCTTCGAGGTCGGCATGTCCAAGGAAg CCGTGCGCAACGACAGGaacaagaagaagaaggaggTGAAGGAGGAGCCGGCCGACAGCTACGAGCTGACGCCGGAGCTGGAGGAGCTCATCCAGAAGGTCAGCAAGGCGCACCAGGAGACCTTCCCCTCGCTCTGCCAGCTGGGCAAGTACACCACG AACTCGAGCGCCGACCACCGGGTCCAGCTGGACCTGGGGCTGTGGGACAAGTTCAGCGAACTGGCCACCAAGTGCATCATCAAGATCGTGGAGTTCGCCAAGCGCCTGCCCGGCTTCACCTCGCTCAGCATCGCCGACCAGATCACGCTGCTCAAGGCCGCCTGCCTCGACATCCTG ATGCTGCGGATCTGCACCCGCTACACCCCCGAGCAGGACACCATGACCTTCTCGGACGGGCTGACGCTGAACCGCACGCAGATGCACAACGCCGGCTTCGGGCCCCTCACCGACCTCGTCTTCGCCTTCgccgggcagctgctgcccctcgAGATGGACGACACGGAGACGGGGCTGCTCAGCGCCATCTGCCTCATCTGCGGAG ACCGCATGGACCTGGAGGAGCCCGAGAAGGTGGACCGGCTGCAGGAGCCGCTGCTGGAGGCGCTGAAGGTGtacgcgcgccggcgccggcccaGCAAGCCCCACATGTTCCCCCGCATGCTCATGAAGATCACCGACCTCCGCGGCATCAGCACCAAGG gcgccGAGCGGGCCATCACGCTGAAGATGGAGATCCCGGGGCCCATGCCCCCCCTCATCCGGGAGATGCTGGAGAACCCCGAGATGTTcgaggaggaggcggcgcggccccccccgcccccggagccccccagcgCCGAGGacagccccgccgccggcccccccgacTCGCCGTAG